The following coding sequences are from one Plectropomus leopardus isolate mb chromosome 10, YSFRI_Pleo_2.0, whole genome shotgun sequence window:
- the LOC121949224 gene encoding rhodopsin kinase GRK1-like has translation MDIGGLTTVVANSAYINARGSIDGSSAAAARDKKYHSRLKLPHITVCEGLRDTLDLAFDTVCVEQPIGKRLFREFLDSNTEYHGACRLWKDIEGYDLAEDSDREKKASKIVQRYMDPSAKHFCPFLPEDIIAKVKENQQAAGDDLFAAALATTLDYLREAPYTFFLESLYLKRYLQWKWLETQPMDADWFLDFRVLGKGGFGEVSACQMKATGKLYACKKLNKKRLKKRKGYEGAMVEKRILEKVHSRFIVSLAYAFQTKDELCLVMTIMNGGDLKYHIYLVDENNPGFEEPRACFYIAQIIQGLEHLHQKRIIYRDLKPENVLLDNDGNVRISDLGLAVELKEGKTLTKGYAGTPGYMAPEMLKGEKYDTSVDYFTLGVTLFEFIAAKNPFRNRGEKVEREAMKERMLTRQVEYPENFSEHAKSLCAGLLAKEVDQRMGFKNNCCDEIRAHPFFNDVNWRKLNAGILPPPFVPDPKVVYAKSLDDVGAFSSVKGVTLEDPDKTFFDEFSSGNIPIPWQEEMIEMGIYGELNVWGPEGSIPNDLRRESILEQPKSSTCCIS, from the exons ATGGATATCGGCGGACTGACCACAGTGGTAGCGAACTCCGCGTACATCAACGCTCGTGGAAGCATCGATGGCTCCAGTGCTGCAGCAGCTCGGGATAAGAAGTACCACTCTCGCCTCAAGCTGCCCCACATCACAGTGTGTGAGGGCCTGAGGGACACCCTGGACTTGGCCTTTGACACGGTCTGCGTGGAGCAGCCCATCGGCAAACGCCTCTTTAGGGAATTCTTGGATTCAAACACAGAGTATCACGGGGCTTGCCGTTTGTGGAAAGACATCGAGGGATATGACCTGGCGGAGGACTCAGACAGGGAAAAGAAGGCCTCAAAGATTGTCCAGCGTTACATGGACCCCTCTGCCAAACACTTCTGCCCCTTCCTGCCCGAGGACATCATCGCCAAGGTGAAGGAGAACCAGCAGGCTGCAGGCGATGATTTGTTCGCCGCAGCGTTGGCCACGACGTTGGACTATCTGCGTGAGGCCCCCTACACTTTCTTCCTGGAGAGCTTGTATCTGAAGAGGTACCTGCAGTGGAAGTGGCTGGAGACGCAGCCCATGGATGCAGACTGGTTCCTGGATTTCCGTGTGCTGGGGAAAGGAGGGTTCGGAGAGGTGTCTGCCTGTCAGATGAAAGCAACGGGGAAACTGTACGCCTGTAAGAAACTCAACAAGAAGAGGCTGAAGAAGAGAAAAGGCTATGAG GGGGCGATGGTGGAGAAGAGGATTCTGGAGAAGGTTCACAGTCGCTTCATTGTGTCGTTGGCGTATGCTTTCCAGACAAAGGATGAACTTTGTCTGGTCATGACCATCATGAACGGAGGAGACCTCAA GTACCATATCTACCTGGTGGATGAGAACAACCCGGGGTTTGAGGAGCCCAGAGCCTGTTTCTACATCGCTCAGATCATCCAGGGCCTGGAGCACCTCCACCAGAAAAGAATCATCTACAGAGATCTCAAACCAGAAAATGTGCTGCTCGATAATGATG GGAATGTGCGTATATCTGACCTGGGTCTCGCTGTGGAGCTAAAAGAAGGCAAAACACTAACCAAAGGATATGCAGGGACACCAG GGTACATGGCCCCAGAGATGCTGAAAGGAGAGAAATATGACACGTCGGTCGATTACTTCACTCTGGGGGTGACACTGTTTGAGTTCATTGCTGCTAAAAATCCATTcagaaacagaggagaaaag GTTGAGCGTGAGGCGATGAAAGAGCGTATGCTGACACGGCAGGTGGAATATCCGGAGAATTTCAGTGAGCATGCGAAGTCGCTGTGTGCAGGGCTGCTGGCCAAAGAGGTCGATCAGAGGATGGGTTTTAAGAATAACTGCTGTGATGAGATCAGAGCACACCCATTTTTCAATGATGTCAACTGGAGGAAACTCAATGCAG GTATTCTGCCTCCCCCTTTTGTTCCCGACCCTAAAGTGGTGTACGCTAAAAGTCTGGATGACGTCGGGGCTTTCTCCTCGGTGAAGGGAGTGACCTTGGAGGATCCGGACAAGACCTTTTTTGATGAGTTTTCCTCGGGCAACATCCCCATCCCCTGGCAAGAGGAGATGATCGAAATGGGCATCTACGGAGAGCTCAACGTTTGGGGTCCTGAGGGTAGCATCCCAAACGACCTCCGCAGGGAGTCCATACTAGAGCAGCCAAAGTCATCAACCTGCTGCATATCGTAG